In Elaeis guineensis isolate ETL-2024a chromosome 1, EG11, whole genome shotgun sequence, a genomic segment contains:
- the LOC105037955 gene encoding UPF0481 protein At3g47200-like — protein sequence MASLMNRARMEVNAANPMDGHSSICTIFKIPKHIRQLDDKAYDPVVASFGPFNNASPYSTSVTQDNKWQCVRHLLSRHGSSERANELLEICLKELVGLDKRVRSCYSGQIPLDAEALALIMLLDGCFIIYLMLKRKESLEKRKKENRTGEKTKEKVEDVVGNWEDETPKKDKGKNGEKENVVTKFEDETSKEDESKNRGERGIGEGEVVLNIQEEEGLLDGPTMVGLSTFYLAVYDLLKLENQIPFFVIELLLDWLKTIEDGNIDLVDLALQLFKDIHPNESRSFVKKSPGEYHHLLHLFYLSRILSEMPAKSTSARGCMHIPHVYPKWKTTEAAPIRRAWASAPRWTPNATELDRAGVKFKRKEPVDSFLNITFEWRKKMEMTPVLGLLKSFLMFKSGRMEIPSLQIYDYTGPLFQNLIAFEQCYFRTEMYITIYTLFMDCIIDQAEDVRLLHLKGILEHKLSNDQAVAELFNQLGSQIHFYWETDYLKNHIAKVIEGVNEFYEFKWHKWLAGLRRDYLGNPWSIISVFAAVILLLLTIEQAVFAALSYVKS from the coding sequence ATGGCCTCATTGATGAATAGAGCTAGGATGGAGGTAAATGCAGCAAATCCTATGGATGGTCATAGCAGCATATGCACTATCTTCAAGATCCCCAAGCACATCCGACAGTTGGATGATAAAGCCTACGATCCGGTTGTTGCTTCCTTTGGACCTTTTAACAATGCCAGCCCATATTCGACATCTGTCACGCAAGACAACAAATGGCAGTGTGTCCGGCACCTTCTATCACGCCATGGAAGTTCAGAGCGCGCAAATGAATTATTGGAAATTTGCTTGAAGGAGTTGGTGGGACTGGATAAGAGGGTCCGGAGCTGCTACTCTGGACAAATCCCGTTGGATGCCGAAGCATTGGCATTGATCATGTTGCTTGATGGGTGCTTCATCATTTATCTCATGCTAAAAAGGAAGGAATCATTagagaagaggaaaaaggagaacaGGACGGGGGAGAAGACAAAGGAAAAGGTGGAGGATGTGGTAGGAAATTGGGAAGACGAGACACCCAAGAAGGACAAGGGCAAGAATGGGGAAAAGGAGAATGTGGTGACAAAGTTTGAAGATGAGACATCCAAGGAGGATGAGAGCAAGAATAGGGGAGAGCGTGGGATTGGGGAAGGGGAAGTGGTTTTAAATATCCAGGAGGAGGAGGGACTACTTGATGGCCCAACTATGGTAGGGCTATCCACTTTTTATTTAGCAGTTTATGATCTGCTAAAGCTTGAGAACCAAATTCCTTTCTTCGTCATCGAATTGCTACTCGATTGGCTGAAAACAATAGAGGATGGAAATATAGATCTTGTCGATCTTGCCCTCCAACTCTTCAAAGACATCCATCCCAATGAATCCAGATCATTTGTGAAAAAGTCCCCTGGTGAGTACCATCATCTACTCCATCTATTTTATTTATCGCGGATCCTTTCAGAAATGCCAGCAAAGTCTACCTCGGCACGAGGGTGTATGCATATTCCACACGTGTATCCCAAGTGGAAGACAACAGAAGCTGCTCCAATACGAAGGGCTTGGGCATCTGCTCCTAGGTGGACTCCTAATGCGACGGAGCTCGATAGGGCTGGGGTAAAGTTCAAGAGGAAGGAACCGGTAGATAGTTTCTTGAACATAACATTCgaatggaggaagaagatggAAATGACACCAGTGTTAGGCCTCTTGAAATCATTTTTAATGTTTAAGAGTGGACGGATGGAGATACCATCGCTACAGATCTATGACTATACCGGTCCTCTCTTCCAAAACCTCATAGCTTTTGAGCAATGCTATTTTCGCACTGAGATGTACATCACGATATACACACTCTTTATGGATTGCATCATCGACCAGGCTGAGGATGTGCGGTTGCTCCACTTGAAAGGTATACTGGAACACAAACTAAGTAATGATCAAGCAGTGGCAGAACTCTTCAATCAGTTGGGCAGTCAGATACACTTTTATTGGGAAACGGACTACCTTAAAAATCATATAGCGAAAGTAATTGAGGGTGTTAATGAGTTCTATGAATTCAAATGGCACAAATGGCTTGCTGGCTTGAGGCGAGACTATCTTGGCAACCCATGGTCTATAATTTCAGTGTTTGCAGCAGTCATCCTTCTCCTCCTGACCATCGAGCAAGCAGTATTTGCTGCTTTGTCCTATGTTAAATCTTAA